One Solea senegalensis isolate Sse05_10M linkage group LG3, IFAPA_SoseM_1, whole genome shotgun sequence genomic window carries:
- the ppp1r3aa gene encoding uncharacterized protein ppp1r3aa: MEALYIQPRKEDGLITEEKERGESAEQEAEETEALSPLGSTTDEDTDEDSEPEPPPVARRKVSFADAFGLNLVSVKEFDNVDVTEQQGDSPPEREATCVLEEFHMICLFTVPSSQEELDQRLQEQKVELESIELLPGTTTLRGIIRVLNLCYSKYVYVRISLDCWNSYFDMMAEYVPGSSDRKTDRFSFKYTLIPPSGKERTRVDFCLRYETSVGMFWANNKEMNYVLFCHKKGPGKEHGRPEVEESNSYKGKRSCLKLNRRGSAVEKAEESINTTTVSAEALATHYAEEAVRKTMDNTEIQSLLYHEEHKPLVDSIKTWHRTPRLARLQDSPSQKRQVPKTYSHDFTTGQKVSQPTTAAWSESASALYNQRKKPTDSPQVLTYHQIPLLTLDWKSDKRQPWGAADVDDIWNESAKPTKSKAFKEDTPSISDLWETFLSGTDDTSDKETSVCDIWQTFLNEPSCKDHSGVPESEWLQSATSVSPSNHKEPQMQYLASSQAFQEFQLGLDTATSLQAETSAACHPPSDKCEASLSDVALNTEAHLPAEACVSGPRDDNRETQDASRRSPTTSATDTSTDTSLQGAMPVSGGTVDSSAECHEHAIWERAGEGIIGVAEGIGGDEPVTLYTANLVTSSGELKTTDMTAMAESQNASSVDMISQGARLDEGLSSSGEEEVTGTAHNTTDDTLAFRKTIRQGTTDGETVVFSTSRQRAVEKIMTNCMENKVSTAEEIFRPHKTGGCEISQSYADEKHGEEFRLNRKNENPLQENERDENEIRPAQSQAHEFNPSQTYEENIRPSLIMGNEFKLNESENKGTASGNKDLVGFRQAQVENSFCAQTTDTKGPISAESEVFLVEEARQHNEKALQINSSVWQEGDAPIIAEVHNKHSRPNKAEEDLYAQKEDAEENLVTVIQKEENALKPRPGEYESVSNQAEGAESLSCSGIIVERQETNPSLQSTHSVEIREGVEVLESDRNTVGPFPADECDQNVMEAAELRVVSSQNVTEGRREIVGSEMSPGGVTANENLASRDTQHQPETIERIEDDVSQTVSDERMSIGKLEIEARVESMGHVEDPQRGSNNVSAELNPTRVEYRKLSEGTKDPITAESTVAREVEELRVEEIFIERFGEDLVRRIWEEVFSRKVQDTNIIIPDSTHNCNLLCPEGNNSGVFSSKDQSLRLCRGPEQTTASGSKELSPTQSSHSLIATNKPHFGNELQTDFNLSAHLSRDLTATLTALSRQSLAESAQSTGSPKNQENCSQIRKGSVIQQETGRQREDCSGQLKEPNGLVWWSIYVLTHITRLLMCTLLVVGFFVTLFLFDFPAFCAAYMFSLCWWFYKWKTHRAEVVKGTSREFAERREGAQERLINNT; the protein is encoded by the exons ATGGAGGCTCTGTATATCCAACCCAGAAAAGAGGATGGGCTGATTACAGAAGAAAAAGAGCGCGGGGAAAGTGCAGAACAGGAAGCAGAAGAAACAGAGGCCCTGTCTCCGTTGGGCTCCACCACAGACGAAGACACAGACGAAGACTCAGAACCGGAGCCCCCACCTGTTGCTCGCAGGAAGGTGTCATTTGCTGATGCATTCGGCCTCAACTTGGTATCAGTTAAGGAATTTGACAATGTTGACGTCACAGAGCAACAAGGCGACTCGCCTCCCGAGAGGGAAGCAACCTGTGTTTTGGAGGAATTCCACATGATATGTCTGTTTACGGTCCCTTCATCCCAGGAGGAGCTGGACCAGAGACTGCAGGAGCAGAAGGTTGAGCTCGAGAGCATAGAGCTTCTCCCAGGAACCACCACTCTCCGCGGTATTATCAGGGTGCTCAACCTCTGCTACAGTAAGTATGTTTATGTACGGATCAGCCTGGACTGCTGGAACAGCTACTTTGACATGATGGCAGAGTATGTTCCCGGATCTAGTGACAGGAAAACAGACAGGTTTTCTTTCAAATATACTCTGATTCCTCCCTCTGGGAAAGAGAGGACCCGAGTGGATTTCTGCCTGCGGTACGAGACATCAGTGGGCATGTTCTGGGCTAACAACAAGGAGATGAACTATGTGCTGTTCTGCCACAAGAAAGGACCAGGGAAAGAGCATGGGCGTCCAGAGGTAGAGGAGAGTAACAGCTACAAGGGCAAGCGGAGCTGTCTCAAACTCAACAG GAGGGGAAGTGCAGTGGAAAAGGCTGAGGAGTCGATTAACACAACAACAGTTTCTGCAG AAGCACTGGCCACTCATTATGCAGAGGAGGCTGTCAGAAAGACAATGGACAACACAGAGATACAGTCATTATTGTACCATGAAGAACACAAACCTCTG GTGGATAGCATAAAAACCTGGCACAGAACACCCCGTTTGGCACGTCTACAGGATTCCCCATCCCAGAAGAGACAAGTACCAAAGACTTATTCACATGACTTCACCACTGGCCAAAAGGTCTCTCAGCCCACGACAGCTGCATGGAGTGAATCTGCGAGCGCTCTCTACAACCAGCGAAAGAAACCCACCGACAGTCCACAGGTTCTCACGTACCATCAGATCCCTCTGCTTACGCTGGACTGGAAAAGTGACAAACGGCAGCCGTGGGGAGCTGCTGACGTGGACGACATTTGGAATGAAAGTGCTAAACCGACCAAGTCAAAAGCATTCAAAGAGGATACGCCTTCTATTAGTGACTTGTGGGAGACCTTTCTTAGTGGCACAGATGATACCAGTGATAAAGAAACATCAGTGTGTGATATATGGCAGACGTTTCTAAATGAGCCAAGCTGCAAGGACCATTCCGGTGTTCCCGAGTCAGAGTGGCTGCAAAGCGCCACATCGGTGTCCCCCTCAAATCATAAGGAGCCCCAGATGCAATATTTAGCAAGCAGTCAAGCGTTCCAAGAATTTCAGTTGGGGTTGGATACAGCCACCTCTTTGCAAGCAGAGACCTCAGCGGCATGTCACCCACCGTCCGACAAATGCGAAGCATCGCTGTCTGATGTCGCCTTGAACACTGAAGCCCACCTGCCAGCAGAGGCATGTGTCAGCGGGCCAAGGGATgacaacagagagacacaagaTGCGTCCCGAAGGTCACCGACAACCTCTGCAACAGACACTTCAACAGACACTAGCCTCCAGGGGGCAATGCCCGTGTCCGGGGGCACTGTTGACAGTTCAGCTGAGTGTCACGAGCATGCAATCTGGGAGCGAGCGGGAGAAGGAATAATAGGAGTAGCAGAAGGTATAGGTGGAGATGAGCCTGTCACACTGTACACAGCTAACTTAGTAACAAGCTCAGGGGAGTTGAAGACAACAGACATGACAGCAATGGCAGAATCTCAGAATGCCAGCAGCGTTGATATGATCTCCCAGGGAGCAAGGCTGGATGAGGGTCTTTCTTCTAGTGGGGAAGAGGAGGTTACAGGTACTGCACACAATACAACGGATGACACACTGGCATTTAGGAAGACAATCAGACAGGGGACAACGGATGGGGAGACGGTTGTCTTTTCCACATCCAGACAAAGAGCAGTGGAAAAGATCATGACAAACTGTATGGAAAATAAAGTATCTACAGCAGAGGAGATATTTAGGCCACATAAAACAGGGGGGTGTGAAATATCCCAGAGTTATGCAGATGAAAAACACGGCGAGGAATTCAGGCTGAACCGCAAGAATGAAAATCCATTACAGGAGAATGagagagatgaaaatgaaataagacCTGCACAGTCACAGGCACACGAATTCAATCCAAGCCAAACATATGAGGAAAATATCAGACCGAGCCTCATAATGggaaatgaattcaaattgAATGAATCAGAAAACAAAGGCACGGCATCAGGTAACAAAGACCTGGTGGGATTCAGACAGGCACAGGTTGAAAATTCCTTTTGTGCTCAAACCACAGATACAAAGGGACCAATTAGTGCAGAATCTGAAGTATTTTTAGTTGAGGAGGCACGGCAACATAATGAAAAAGCTTTGCAAATAAATTCATCAGTCTGGCAGGAGGGAGACGCACCAATCATTGCGGAAGTACATAATAAACATTCAAGGCCAAATAAAGCAGAGGAAGACCTGTATGCTCAGAAAGAGGACGCGGAGGAGAACTTGGTGACAGTGatacaaaaagaggaaaatgcaCTTAAACCAAGACCAGGTGAATATGAATCCGTCTCAAATCAGGCGGAAGGAGCAGAGAGTTTGAGTTGCAGTGGAATAATTGTAGAGCGACAAGAAACAAACCCATCACTGCAAAGCACACACAGTGTGGAGATTAGAGAAGGGGTCGAGGTCCTCGAGAGTGACCGCAATACAGTCGGCCCTTTTCCCGCAGATGAATGCGACCAGaatgtgatggaggcagcagagctgAGAGTGGTATCATCACAGAACGTTACGGAGGGTCGGAGAGAGATTGTAGGCAGTGAAATGAGCCCAGGAGGAGTCACGGCGAATGAGAATCTCGCAAGTCGAGACACTCAACACCAGCCTGAGACAATAGAAAGAATAGAGGACGATGTGAGTCAGACAGTCAGCGATGAAAGAATGAGTATTGGAAAGCTGGAAATAGAAGCAAGAGTTGAGTCGATGGGTCACGTGGAGGACCCTCAGCGGGGGAGCAATAACGTGTCAGCCGAATTAAACCCAACACGTGTTGAATACAGAAAACTGTCTGAGGGAACAAAAGACCCCATTACAGCAGAAAGTACTGTAGCACGTGAGGTGGAGGAGTTGAGAGTGGAGGAGATATTCATAGAAAGATTTGGTGAAGATTTGGTCAGGAGGATTTGGGAAGAGGTGTTCAGTCGCAAAGTGCAGGACACAAATATTATTATACCTGATAGCACACATAACTGCAATCTTCTTTGCCCGGAAGGTAATAACTCGGGTGTATTCTCTTCAAAGGATCAGAGTCTAAGATTGTGTCGAGGCCCAGAGCAAACCACAGCGAGTGGTAGCAAAGAACTCTCCCCGACACAAAGTAGTCACTCGCTCATCGCAACAAATAAACCCCACTTTGGCAATGAATTACAGACAGATTTCAACTTGAGTGCTCATCTCAGTCGAGATCTCACTGCCACTTTAACTGCTCTGAGTAGGCAGTCGCTGGCTGAATCAGCTCAGAGCACCGGCTCTCCAAAGAATCAGGAAAACTGCTCTCAAATACGAAAAGGATCAGTCATCCAGCAGGAGACAGGTAGACAAAGAGAAGACTGTTCTGGGCAATTAAAAGAGCCTAATGGTCTCGTATGGTGGAGTATATACGTGCTCACTCACATCACCAGACTTCTAATGTGCACCCTTTTAGTTGTCGGATTTTTTGTCACCCTTTTCCTCTTTGATTTCCCAGCGTTCTGTGCGGCCTACATGTTTTCCCTGTGCTGGTGGTTTTATAAGTGGAAGACACACCGGGCGGAGGTAGTCAAAGGCACGAGCAGAGAGTTCGCAGAGAGACGAGAAGGCGCTCAAGAGCGTTTAATCAAcaatacataa